A portion of the Streptomyces sp. NBC_00376 genome contains these proteins:
- the def gene encoding peptide deformylase: MRNRPIPGSSGLIRAMSLLGDPVLHGSCEPVTDFGPALARLVEDMYATMYAAEGVGLAANQIGVPLRVFVYDCPDDDDIRHLGHLVNPRLVEADGITVRGPEGCLSLPGLEAGTPRFDRAVVEGFTADGEPVRVTGTGFFARCLQHECDHLEGKVYTDRLTGLRRRRALRAARRAPWARTGRATSGV; the protein is encoded by the coding sequence ATGCGAAACCGCCCGATCCCCGGCAGTTCCGGACTGATTCGTGCCATGAGCCTGCTCGGTGATCCGGTGCTGCACGGGAGCTGTGAACCCGTCACGGACTTCGGTCCCGCGCTCGCCCGGCTCGTCGAGGACATGTACGCCACCATGTATGCGGCCGAGGGCGTCGGCCTCGCGGCCAACCAGATCGGCGTCCCCCTGCGGGTGTTCGTCTACGACTGCCCGGACGACGACGACATCCGTCACCTCGGGCACCTCGTCAACCCCAGGCTCGTCGAGGCCGACGGCATCACCGTACGCGGCCCGGAGGGCTGCCTCTCGCTGCCCGGCCTCGAAGCGGGCACCCCGCGGTTCGACCGGGCCGTCGTCGAGGGCTTCACGGCCGACGGCGAGCCGGTCCGGGTCACCGGCACCGGGTTCTTCGCGCGCTGTCTCCAGCACGAGTGCGACCATCTCGAAGGCAAGGTCTACACGGACCGGTTGACCGGGCTGCGCCGCAGGAGGGCGCTGCGGGCGGCCCGCCGGGCGCCCTGGGCGCGCACCGGTCGGGCCACGTCCGGGGTCTGA
- a CDS encoding acyl-CoA dehydrogenase family protein, which produces MSEFTLELNDDQKQVRDWLHGFAADVIRPAASEWDEREETPWPVIQEAAKVGIYSLDFYAQQFFDPTGLGIPMAMEELFWGDAGIALSIVGTGLAAVGVLANGTEEQIGTWIPQMYGDADDVKVAAFCSSEPDAGSDVASMRTRAVYDQAKDEWVLNGTKTWATNGGIANVHVVVAVVDPELGSKGHASFIVPPNTPGLSQGQKFKKHGIRASHTAEVVLEDVRIPGHCLLGGKEKLDQRLARARERAASGGERVKNAAMATFEASRPAVGAMAVGTARAAYEVALDYAKTRTQFGRPIIDNQGIAFQLADMRTQIDAARLLVWRASWMATTGKPFTSAEGSMSKLYASETAKKVTAQAVQILGGNGFTREYPVERMHRDAAIYTIFEGTSEIQRLVIARTLSGMPIR; this is translated from the coding sequence ATGTCCGAGTTCACGCTCGAACTCAACGATGACCAGAAGCAGGTCCGTGACTGGCTTCACGGCTTCGCAGCGGATGTGATCCGTCCGGCGGCCTCCGAGTGGGACGAACGTGAGGAAACGCCCTGGCCCGTCATCCAGGAGGCGGCCAAGGTAGGCATCTACTCCCTCGACTTCTACGCCCAGCAGTTCTTCGACCCTACGGGCCTCGGCATCCCGATGGCCATGGAGGAGCTCTTCTGGGGGGACGCGGGCATCGCCCTGTCCATCGTCGGTACGGGCCTGGCGGCCGTGGGCGTCCTCGCCAACGGCACCGAGGAGCAGATCGGCACCTGGATCCCGCAGATGTACGGCGACGCCGACGACGTCAAGGTCGCGGCCTTCTGCTCCTCCGAGCCGGACGCCGGTTCCGACGTCGCCTCGATGCGCACCCGCGCCGTGTACGACCAGGCCAAGGACGAGTGGGTGCTGAACGGCACCAAGACCTGGGCGACCAACGGCGGCATCGCCAACGTCCATGTCGTCGTCGCCGTGGTCGACCCGGAGCTGGGCTCCAAGGGGCACGCCTCGTTCATCGTGCCGCCGAACACCCCCGGCCTCTCCCAGGGCCAGAAGTTCAAGAAGCACGGTATCCGCGCCTCGCACACCGCCGAGGTCGTCCTGGAGGACGTCCGGATTCCCGGCCACTGCCTGCTCGGCGGCAAGGAGAAGCTCGATCAGCGCCTGGCACGGGCCCGCGAGCGCGCCGCCTCCGGCGGTGAGCGGGTGAAGAACGCGGCGATGGCCACCTTCGAGGCGTCCCGCCCCGCGGTCGGCGCCATGGCGGTCGGCACCGCCCGTGCCGCGTACGAGGTGGCGCTGGACTACGCGAAGACCCGCACCCAGTTCGGCCGGCCCATCATCGACAACCAGGGCATCGCCTTCCAGCTCGCCGACATGCGTACGCAGATCGACGCGGCCCGGCTGCTGGTGTGGCGCGCCTCGTGGATGGCGACCACCGGCAAGCCGTTCACCTCGGCCGAGGGCTCGATGTCCAAGCTGTACGCGAGCGAGACCGCGAAGAAGGTCACCGCCCAGGCCGTCCAGATCCTCGGCGGCAACGGCTTCACCCGTGAGTACCCGGTGGAGCGGATGCACCGGGACGCGGCGATCTACACGATCTTCGAGGGCACCAGCGAGATCCAGCGCCTGGTGATCGCCCGCACCCTCTCGGGCATGCCGATCCGCTAG
- a CDS encoding chloride channel protein — protein MSTEPAATPPAAVNPSALIRTRGYAVLLVMAAALGVPVSAVAFGFLALVHELQSLTYHDLPRALGFAGTPSWWPVPLLAVAGLLVGLTIRHLPGIGGHRPADGMVSTGAPSAVELPGIVLAALASLGLGAVLGPEAPLIALGGGLAVLAARLVRPGINPGASAVMGAAGSFAAISALLGSPLLGAFLLMETSGLAGMMLGLVLVPGLLASGVGALIFTGLGSWTGLGTYSLALHHVPGATAPDLARFGWALVVGVAAAFVGTGIRWFALFLQARVVRRTVTATVVMGLVVGAAALVYAQSTGRDASGVLYSGEDALDPLLAQSAGYSVGTLVVLVACKAVAYCASLSSFRGGPVFPAMFIGAAGGTALSHLPGLDLTSGFAMGIGAMCVAMLKLPMTSVLLATLLLGSEGLTVMPLVIVAVVVSYVVTLRLAPSPADARPDRG, from the coding sequence ATGTCGACCGAGCCCGCCGCGACTCCCCCGGCGGCAGTGAACCCCTCCGCGCTGATCCGCACCCGCGGTTACGCGGTGCTCCTCGTGATGGCGGCGGCTCTCGGAGTCCCGGTCTCGGCGGTGGCGTTCGGCTTCCTCGCGCTCGTCCACGAACTCCAGTCGCTCACCTACCACGACCTGCCCCGGGCCCTGGGGTTCGCCGGTACACCGTCCTGGTGGCCGGTGCCGCTGCTCGCCGTCGCGGGCCTGCTGGTCGGGCTGACCATCCGCCACCTGCCGGGCATCGGCGGTCACCGGCCCGCCGACGGGATGGTGAGCACGGGGGCGCCGTCGGCGGTGGAACTGCCCGGCATCGTGCTGGCGGCGCTCGCCTCGCTGGGCCTCGGGGCGGTGCTCGGTCCCGAGGCGCCGCTGATCGCGCTCGGCGGCGGACTGGCCGTGCTCGCGGCGCGCCTGGTCCGGCCCGGCATCAATCCCGGCGCGAGTGCCGTGATGGGAGCCGCGGGCAGCTTTGCCGCGATCAGTGCGCTGCTGGGGTCGCCGCTCCTGGGAGCCTTTCTCCTGATGGAGACCTCGGGGCTGGCCGGGATGATGCTCGGGCTGGTCCTGGTGCCGGGTCTGCTGGCGTCCGGCGTCGGCGCGCTCATCTTCACCGGACTCGGTTCGTGGACCGGTCTCGGGACGTACTCCCTGGCACTTCACCATGTGCCCGGCGCCACGGCGCCCGACCTCGCGCGATTCGGCTGGGCGCTCGTCGTGGGCGTGGCCGCGGCCTTCGTCGGCACGGGCATTCGGTGGTTCGCGCTGTTCCTCCAGGCACGGGTGGTACGGCGGACCGTGACGGCCACCGTCGTCATGGGCCTGGTCGTCGGCGCGGCGGCTCTCGTGTACGCGCAGAGCACCGGCCGGGACGCGTCCGGGGTGCTGTACTCCGGGGAGGACGCCCTCGATCCGCTGCTGGCGCAGAGCGCCGGATACTCGGTGGGCACGCTCGTGGTACTGGTCGCCTGCAAGGCGGTGGCTTACTGCGCTTCCTTGAGCAGCTTCCGGGGCGGCCCGGTCTTCCCGGCGATGTTCATCGGAGCGGCGGGCGGTACAGCCCTGTCCCATCTGCCGGGACTGGACCTCACGTCGGGCTTCGCGATGGGTATCGGCGCCATGTGCGTGGCGATGCTGAAGCTCCCGATGACCTCGGTGCTGCTGGCGACACTGCTGCTGGGGTCCGAGGGCCTGACCGTCATGCCGCTCGTGATCGTCGCGGTCGTGGTCTCCTACGTCGTCACGCTCAGGCTCGCGCCGTCCCCGGCCGACGCCCGGCCGGATCGAGGATGA
- a CDS encoding cation:proton antiporter yields MTADEVMVGVGLIVVLAVGSQLLASRLRIPALLILLPVGFAAGTLTDDVNPEKLLGEAFSPLVSLAVAVILYEAGLGLEISRLRGHTRRIVVRLLWLGALITWLSAALFAVPVLNMSKGAAVMLGAILVVSGPTVVGPLLNFVRPSERLQRILVWEGSLIDPVGGILGALAFHAVVAGELKGFGSQLEQFSASVAVGAVGGVVGAGVLWLLLRRARLNEELATSAQIAAVIGIAAACDALREDTGLISAVVMGMAMANLPGLDLPARRPFLDTLVSLIIGLLFISISATVTPASLRHVVLPSLALVALLVLVVRPLVALVSTAGTDVRGGERWFIGWMAPRGIVAAATASTFSATLVARGVDGAERILPATFVVIVATVTLYGLTALPVARRLKVLRPSRSRPLLVGGAPWAVDLGRALNSAGLDVLMWAGAERQRARIEEAGLPLATGELLAAASGAAAELEGITGVLLLTEEDDFNALAAMTLRESVEGPVHRLAPDTDSQGVVAPYTGGEPLFRTGLTGTELARRYEAGARMLTRRADGALPAGHDVLFVVRADGLLAPVTHTHTPDARPGDTAVLLGPPSRPPSP; encoded by the coding sequence ATGACGGCTGACGAAGTAATGGTGGGTGTGGGGCTCATCGTGGTGCTCGCGGTCGGCTCCCAGCTGCTGGCGAGCCGGCTGCGGATTCCCGCCCTCCTGATCCTGCTGCCGGTCGGCTTCGCCGCCGGGACGCTGACGGACGACGTCAATCCCGAGAAGCTGCTCGGCGAGGCCTTCTCGCCGCTGGTCTCGCTCGCGGTGGCGGTGATCCTCTACGAGGCCGGGCTCGGCCTGGAGATCAGCCGGCTGCGGGGCCATACGCGTCGCATCGTGGTCAGGCTGCTCTGGCTGGGGGCGCTCATCACCTGGCTGTCCGCCGCGCTGTTCGCGGTGCCGGTGCTGAACATGTCCAAGGGCGCGGCCGTGATGCTGGGCGCGATCCTCGTCGTGTCCGGCCCGACGGTCGTCGGGCCACTGCTCAACTTCGTACGGCCCTCCGAGCGGCTGCAGCGCATCCTCGTCTGGGAAGGCTCCCTGATCGATCCGGTCGGCGGCATCCTGGGGGCGCTCGCCTTCCATGCCGTGGTCGCCGGTGAACTCAAGGGTTTCGGAAGCCAGCTGGAACAGTTCTCGGCCAGCGTCGCGGTGGGTGCGGTGGGCGGCGTGGTCGGGGCCGGTGTGCTGTGGCTGCTGCTGCGCCGGGCCCGGCTGAACGAGGAACTGGCCACGTCGGCGCAGATCGCCGCGGTGATCGGAATCGCTGCCGCCTGTGACGCGCTCCGCGAGGACACCGGGCTCATCTCCGCGGTCGTGATGGGTATGGCCATGGCGAATCTGCCGGGGCTGGACCTTCCGGCCCGCCGGCCGTTCCTCGACACCCTGGTCTCGCTGATCATCGGCCTGTTGTTCATCTCCATCTCGGCCACGGTCACCCCGGCCTCGCTGCGCCACGTGGTGCTCCCCTCGCTCGCCCTGGTCGCCCTCCTGGTGCTGGTGGTGCGCCCCCTCGTGGCCCTGGTGTCGACGGCCGGTACCGATGTCCGGGGCGGGGAACGGTGGTTCATCGGGTGGATGGCCCCGCGTGGCATCGTCGCCGCGGCGACCGCTTCCACGTTCTCGGCGACCCTGGTGGCGCGGGGCGTCGACGGCGCCGAGCGGATCCTGCCCGCGACCTTCGTGGTGATCGTCGCCACCGTCACGCTGTACGGCCTGACGGCGCTTCCGGTCGCCCGGCGGCTGAAGGTGCTGCGCCCCTCCCGGTCCCGGCCACTGCTGGTGGGCGGCGCGCCCTGGGCGGTCGATCTGGGGCGCGCGCTGAACTCGGCGGGGCTGGACGTGCTGATGTGGGCGGGTGCCGAGCGCCAGCGGGCCCGGATCGAGGAGGCCGGGCTGCCCCTGGCTACGGGCGAGCTGCTCGCGGCTGCCTCGGGTGCCGCGGCGGAGCTGGAGGGCATCACCGGTGTGCTGCTGCTCACCGAGGAGGACGACTTCAACGCGCTGGCGGCGATGACCCTGCGGGAGAGCGTCGAGGGCCCGGTCCACCGGCTCGCTCCGGACACCGACAGCCAGGGTGTGGTGGCGCCGTACACCGGGGGCGAGCCCCTCTTCCGTACCGGTCTGACCGGTACGGAGCTGGCCCGCCGGTACGAGGCCGGGGCCCGAATGCTCACGCGGCGGGCCGACGGGGCCCTACCGGCCGGGCACGACGTGCTGTTCGTCGTACGCGCCGACGGGCTGCTCGCCCCGGTGACCCACACGCACACCCCGGATGCCCGGCCGGGCGACACCGCCGTCCTCCTCGGGCCCCCGTCCCGGCCGCCGTCGCCCTGA
- a CDS encoding DUF2252 domain-containing protein: protein MPQDATSMLRTAPDATPEQRAARGRAARRAAPRSSHAEFEPPADRPDPLAVLEAQSAARVPELVPIRYGRMAESPFRFYRGAAAIMASDLASTGNCGIRAQLCGDAHLLNFGLFASPERNLLFDINDFDETSPGPWEWDVKRLAASFVVAGRANGFTDQERADIVLTTVRAYRESMIRFAGMRNLDVWYSRTDIGRLEALASQQLAKRGRRKLSRAASKARTRDSLRAFDKLTVAVDGEPRIAADPPLLVPVAALLPAGERDATQERFRELIGRYGRSLPSDRRTLLSDFRFVDMARKVVGVGSVGTRCWIILMLGRDGGDPLLLQAKEAGPSVLAPHAGPGPYRNQGERVVAGQRLMQAAGDIFLGWERVEGIDGRRRDFYVRQLRDWKGVMEPEDMVPSGMRVLGEACGTALARAHARSGDRIAIAAYLGRGHSFDRALTYFAEKYADCNERDHRALVDAVRAGRLPATRDV, encoded by the coding sequence ATGCCGCAGGACGCGACCTCGATGCTCAGGACGGCACCGGACGCGACGCCGGAGCAGCGGGCGGCTCGCGGGAGGGCGGCCCGGCGGGCGGCCCCGCGGTCGAGTCACGCCGAGTTCGAACCGCCGGCCGACCGGCCCGACCCGCTGGCCGTCCTCGAAGCCCAGTCCGCGGCCCGGGTGCCCGAACTCGTACCGATCCGCTACGGCCGGATGGCCGAGTCGCCGTTCCGCTTCTACCGGGGTGCCGCCGCGATCATGGCATCCGACCTGGCCTCCACCGGGAACTGTGGGATCAGGGCCCAACTGTGCGGGGACGCCCATCTGCTGAACTTCGGGCTGTTCGCCTCGCCGGAACGGAATCTGCTGTTCGACATCAACGACTTCGACGAGACGTCACCGGGGCCCTGGGAGTGGGACGTCAAGCGCCTGGCGGCCAGCTTCGTCGTCGCGGGCCGGGCGAACGGCTTCACCGACCAGGAGCGCGCGGACATCGTGCTGACCACGGTGAGGGCGTACCGGGAGTCGATGATCCGGTTCGCCGGCATGCGCAATCTCGACGTGTGGTACTCGCGGACCGACATCGGCCGTCTCGAAGCGCTGGCCTCCCAGCAGTTGGCGAAGCGCGGCCGCAGGAAGCTGTCACGGGCCGCGTCCAAGGCCCGCACCCGGGACAGCCTTCGGGCCTTCGACAAGCTCACCGTGGCGGTGGACGGAGAGCCGCGCATCGCGGCGGACCCGCCGCTGCTCGTACCGGTGGCCGCTCTGCTCCCGGCGGGCGAGCGCGACGCGACGCAGGAGCGGTTCCGCGAACTGATCGGCCGCTACGGCCGCAGCCTGCCGTCGGACCGGCGGACCCTGCTCTCCGACTTCCGGTTCGTGGACATGGCGCGCAAGGTGGTCGGCGTCGGCAGCGTCGGTACGCGTTGCTGGATCATCCTGATGCTCGGCAGGGACGGCGGGGATCCGCTCCTCCTCCAGGCCAAGGAGGCCGGCCCCTCGGTGCTCGCGCCCCATGCCGGCCCCGGCCCGTACCGGAACCAGGGCGAGCGCGTGGTCGCGGGACAGCGGCTGATGCAGGCGGCGGGCGACATCTTCCTCGGCTGGGAGCGGGTGGAGGGGATCGACGGCAGGCGCCGCGACTTCTACGTACGCCAGTTGCGGGACTGGAAGGGTGTCATGGAGCCGGAGGACATGGTGCCGTCCGGCATGCGGGTCCTCGGCGAGGCGTGCGGCACCGCGCTGGCCCGCGCCCATGCCCGTTCGGGCGACCGGATCGCCATCGCGGCTTACCTGGGGCGCGGCCACTCGTTCGACCGGGCGCTGACGTATTTCGCCGAGAAGTACGCCGACTGCAACGAGCGGGACCACCGGGCGCTCGTCGACGCGGTGCGGGCGGGCCGGCTTCCCGCGACCCGGGACGTCTGA
- a CDS encoding GNAT family N-acetyltransferase: MTEIVAVYGNELVTYADELAALLVDTVDGGSSVGFLAPLDRDVAAVWWRERAGDVDAGLLQVWIARDAERIAGTIALSRARLPNARHRAEVAKLMVRPSARGRGLGRSLLDAAERSAAGAGVTLLVLDTESGSPAERLYRSAGWTECGSIPDYAEDPAGVLKPTTLYYKAIGPARALPDR, encoded by the coding sequence ATGACCGAGATCGTCGCCGTATACGGAAACGAACTGGTCACCTACGCCGATGAGTTGGCCGCACTCCTGGTGGACACCGTGGACGGCGGATCGTCGGTGGGTTTCCTCGCGCCACTGGACCGCGACGTGGCCGCCGTCTGGTGGCGGGAGCGGGCCGGGGACGTGGACGCCGGTCTCCTCCAGGTGTGGATCGCCCGCGACGCGGAACGGATCGCGGGAACCATCGCCCTGTCCCGGGCCCGGCTGCCCAACGCCCGCCACCGCGCGGAGGTGGCCAAGCTGATGGTGCGTCCGTCGGCGCGCGGCCGGGGCCTGGGCCGGTCGCTGCTCGACGCGGCCGAGCGGTCGGCCGCCGGGGCCGGCGTCACACTGCTGGTTCTGGACACCGAGAGCGGAAGTCCCGCCGAGCGGCTCTACCGTTCGGCGGGCTGGACGGAGTGCGGTTCGATCCCGGACTATGCCGAGGACCCGGCCGGGGTCTTGAAGCCGACGACCCTCTACTACAAGGCGATCGGCCCCGCGCGGGCGCTGCCCGACCGGTGA
- a CDS encoding glutathione peroxidase translates to MTLHDIPLRTLTGEPTSLADYRGRAVLLVNVASKCGLTPQYEGLERLQNSYAARGFTVLGVPCNQFAGQEPGSPEEIQTFCSTTYGVSFPLLEKTDVNGEGRHPLYAELAQLADADGEAGDVQWNFEKFLISPAGVPVARLRPGTEPEAPELIAAIEAQLPA, encoded by the coding sequence ATGACGCTGCACGACATCCCCCTGCGCACACTCACCGGTGAGCCCACGTCCCTGGCCGACTACCGGGGCCGGGCCGTCCTGTTGGTGAATGTCGCGTCCAAGTGCGGGCTCACCCCGCAGTACGAGGGCCTGGAAAGGCTCCAGAATTCGTACGCGGCCCGCGGCTTCACCGTGCTCGGTGTGCCGTGCAACCAGTTCGCCGGCCAGGAGCCGGGGAGCCCGGAGGAGATCCAGACCTTCTGCTCGACGACATACGGGGTCAGCTTCCCGCTGCTGGAGAAGACCGATGTGAACGGCGAGGGCCGTCACCCGCTCTATGCCGAGCTGGCCCAGCTGGCGGACGCGGACGGCGAGGCCGGTGACGTCCAGTGGAACTTCGAGAAGTTCCTCATCTCGCCGGCGGGCGTACCGGTCGCGCGCCTGCGCCCCGGCACGGAGCCGGAGGCGCCCGAGCTCATCGCGGCCATCGAGGCCCAGCTGCCGGCCTGA
- a CDS encoding helix-turn-helix domain-containing protein, with amino-acid sequence MRETEETEPGSVDARLAARLGELRTERGWSLDELSRRSGVSRSTLSRLERGELSPTAALLGRLCTVYGRTMSRLLLEVETEPPQLVPAARQPVWRDEASGFVRRSVSPPHTGLRAEVIEGTLDAGAAIAYDDAPVSGLEQHVWVLEGTVEITVDGTVHTVRRGDCLRFRLRGPSHFHCPGPEQVRYALMIVLP; translated from the coding sequence ATGAGAGAAACCGAAGAGACGGAGCCCGGCTCCGTCGATGCCCGGCTCGCCGCGCGCCTGGGTGAACTGCGCACCGAGCGCGGCTGGTCGCTGGACGAGCTCTCGCGACGCAGCGGGGTGAGCCGCTCCACCCTGTCGCGGCTGGAACGCGGCGAGTTGAGCCCGACCGCCGCGCTGCTCGGCAGGTTGTGCACGGTCTACGGACGGACGATGTCCCGCCTCCTGCTGGAGGTGGAGACGGAGCCCCCGCAACTCGTCCCCGCCGCACGGCAGCCGGTCTGGCGGGACGAGGCATCGGGCTTCGTACGCCGCTCGGTCTCGCCGCCGCACACCGGCCTGCGCGCGGAGGTCATCGAGGGCACCCTCGACGCGGGGGCCGCCATCGCGTACGACGACGCACCGGTGTCCGGCCTGGAGCAGCACGTGTGGGTGCTGGAGGGAACGGTCGAGATCACCGTCGACGGCACCGTGCACACCGTGCGCCGCGGCGACTGTCTTCGGTTCCGGCTGCGCGGCCCCTCGCACTTCCACTGTCCGGGGCCGGAACAGGTCCGCTATGCCCTGATGATCGTTCTGCCATGA
- a CDS encoding TetR family transcriptional regulator, whose product MESTRQAERQRTAAESRRRELLEAADRVVLRDGPGASMNAIAAEAGITKPILYRHFGDKGGLYRALAKRHTDALLIALRAALDAPAERRRRVESTLDTYLAAIEARPQVYRFLMHPSDDAAPSTEQGFDVGRHSAPLLRRLGEELALVIAERVDLGPDSEAMARIWGHGIVGMMHAAGDWWLGERPCSREQLVSSLADLLWGRLSAAGDRPGGPGF is encoded by the coding sequence ATGGAGAGCACACGACAGGCAGAGCGACAGCGGACAGCGGCCGAGAGCCGCCGCCGCGAGCTGCTCGAAGCCGCCGACCGCGTGGTGCTCAGGGACGGGCCGGGGGCCTCGATGAACGCCATCGCGGCGGAGGCCGGGATCACCAAGCCCATCCTCTACCGGCACTTCGGCGACAAGGGCGGCCTCTACCGCGCCCTCGCCAAGCGCCACACCGACGCCCTGCTGATCGCCCTGCGCGCCGCGCTCGACGCCCCCGCCGAGCGCCGCCGGCGCGTCGAGTCGACGCTCGACACCTATCTCGCGGCCATCGAGGCCCGCCCACAGGTCTACCGCTTCCTGATGCACCCGTCCGACGACGCGGCGCCCTCGACGGAGCAGGGCTTCGACGTCGGACGGCACTCGGCACCCCTGCTGCGCCGGCTCGGCGAGGAACTCGCCCTGGTGATCGCCGAGCGGGTGGACCTCGGCCCGGACAGCGAGGCCATGGCACGCATCTGGGGCCACGGCATCGTCGGCATGATGCATGCGGCGGGCGACTGGTGGCTGGGCGAACGCCCCTGCTCCCGCGAGCAGTTGGTGAGCAGCCTGGCCGATCTGCTGTGGGGCCGGCTGTCAGCCGCGGGCGACCGGCCGGGCGGCCCCGGATTCTGA
- a CDS encoding DUF7144 family membrane protein yields the protein MASTSTGPSVAPAGPSSSHHPLQIGWTAFAAVLMIFGGAMAIFEGIAAIARNNVFIATRDYVFRFNLAGWGWIHLALGIVIVIAGCALFTGAAWARVTGIVLAGLSALANFLWLPHYPLWSIVLIAIDVFIIWALCADSYEEKESV from the coding sequence ATGGCCAGTACCAGCACTGGGCCGTCGGTGGCGCCCGCCGGCCCTTCGAGTTCGCACCATCCTCTCCAGATCGGCTGGACCGCCTTCGCGGCGGTGCTGATGATCTTCGGCGGAGCGATGGCGATCTTCGAGGGAATCGCAGCCATCGCCAGGAACAACGTATTCATCGCCACCCGTGACTATGTGTTCCGGTTCAATCTCGCCGGCTGGGGCTGGATCCACCTCGCACTCGGCATCGTCATCGTCATCGCCGGCTGCGCGCTGTTCACCGGAGCCGCATGGGCACGTGTGACCGGCATCGTGCTCGCGGGCCTGAGCGCACTCGCCAACTTCCTGTGGCTTCCCCACTACCCGCTCTGGTCCATCGTGCTCATCGCCATCGACGTCTTCATCATCTGGGCGCTGTGCGCCGATTCGTACGAGGAGAAGGAGAGCGTCTGA
- a CDS encoding Mur ligase family protein → MAGNTEPLSPRAKLAVTAGKAAAAVSRAAGRGSGSVIGGRVALKLDPDLLGRLAQHLDVILVSATNGKTTTTRLIAEALRAAGPVVSNALGANMPAGITSALAGGSDAQYGVIEVDEKYLAGVARDTTPKVIALLNLSRDQLDRAAETRMLAEKWREGLSGSKAVIVANADDPLIVWAASSSPNVVWVAAGQAWKDDAWSCPSCGGVMQRPGDDWFCGECGFRRPAPSWVLHGDYVLDPHGSAWPIHLQLPGRANKANATSSAAVAAVFGVPPQVALERMYQVQAVAGRYDVVSFLGRELRLLLAKNPAGWLETFSLIDPPPTPVILSVNARGADGTDTSWLWDVDYTQLAGHPIFVLGDRKLDLAVRLEVAGLDFRVCENLDEAVQQAPPGRIEVIANYTAFQDLRRRVGN, encoded by the coding sequence ATGGCAGGCAACACGGAGCCGCTGTCGCCACGGGCCAAGCTGGCCGTGACGGCGGGCAAGGCCGCGGCGGCGGTGTCACGCGCCGCTGGGCGCGGCAGCGGATCGGTGATCGGCGGCCGGGTGGCGCTCAAGCTCGACCCCGACCTGCTGGGGCGGCTGGCGCAGCACCTGGACGTGATCCTCGTGTCGGCGACGAACGGCAAGACGACGACCACCCGGCTGATCGCCGAGGCGCTGCGGGCCGCGGGCCCGGTGGTGTCGAACGCGCTCGGCGCCAACATGCCGGCGGGCATCACCTCCGCGCTGGCCGGCGGCTCGGACGCGCAGTACGGCGTGATCGAGGTGGACGAGAAGTACCTCGCCGGGGTCGCGCGCGACACGACGCCCAAGGTGATCGCACTGCTCAACCTCTCCCGCGACCAGCTGGACCGCGCGGCGGAGACCCGGATGCTGGCGGAGAAGTGGCGTGAGGGGCTGTCCGGTTCGAAGGCCGTGATCGTCGCGAACGCCGACGACCCGCTGATCGTCTGGGCCGCTTCCTCCTCCCCCAATGTGGTGTGGGTCGCGGCGGGACAGGCGTGGAAGGACGACGCCTGGTCCTGCCCGTCCTGCGGCGGTGTGATGCAGCGCCCCGGCGACGACTGGTTCTGCGGCGAGTGCGGATTCCGCCGGCCCGCTCCCAGCTGGGTCCTGCACGGCGACTACGTCCTGGACCCGCATGGTTCGGCGTGGCCGATCCACCTCCAGCTGCCCGGCCGCGCCAACAAGGCCAACGCCACCAGCTCCGCCGCCGTGGCCGCCGTCTTCGGTGTGCCGCCGCAGGTCGCGCTGGAGCGCATGTACCAGGTGCAGGCCGTCGCGGGCCGCTACGACGTGGTGTCCTTCCTCGGCCGTGAGCTGCGGCTGCTGCTGGCGAAGAACCCGGCGGGCTGGCTGGAGACGTTCTCCCTGATCGACCCGCCGCCCACGCCGGTGATCCTCTCCGTCAACGCCCGCGGCGCGGACGGCACGGACACCTCCTGGCTGTGGGACGTGGACTACACCCAGCTCGCCGGTCACCCGATCTTCGTGCTCGGCGACCGCAAGCTGGACCTGGCGGTCCGGCTCGAAGTGGCCGGTCTCGACTTCCGGGTCTGCGAGAACCTCGACGAGGCCGTGCAACAGGCCCCACCCGGCCGTATCGAGGTCATCGCCAACTACACCGCCTTCCAGGATCTGCGCCGTCGTGTCGGCAACTGA